A single Campylobacter hyointestinalis subsp. hyointestinalis DNA region contains:
- a CDS encoding AMIN domain-containing protein, translating into MKRFLTLLAFASIFYGRENPFLPSDINETDMVASNVIESAPAFETKIIKFPSDARELTHAVFYYKSIDGSIKQKIIDINGSFDWHDEFVLRNQANPNKSATKILDVSVTSKPDIKKENVNIGLNTTKAPKIEPPLKNVNFSKLVKFDIYNSKINIFTKDEKIRDFIIDQPNKIVIDFKRPKTSLNTKTLKVDKGVVKKITFGSHEEFYRVVIWLDGNYHYGIRQSEGGYTLILK; encoded by the coding sequence ATGAAACGATTTTTAACTTTATTAGCTTTTGCGTCTATTTTTTACGGACGTGAAAATCCATTTTTACCGAGCGATATCAATGAAACTGATATGGTCGCATCAAACGTCATTGAGAGCGCTCCAGCATTTGAAACAAAGATAATCAAATTTCCAAGCGATGCTAGAGAGCTAACTCATGCGGTTTTTTATTATAAAAGTATAGACGGTAGCATAAAACAAAAGATCATAGATATAAATGGAAGTTTTGATTGGCACGATGAGTTCGTGCTAAGAAATCAAGCAAATCCAAACAAAAGCGCCACAAAGATCTTAGACGTATCAGTAACCAGCAAACCAGATATCAAAAAAGAAAATGTAAATATAGGTCTAAATACCACAAAAGCACCTAAAATAGAGCCCCCACTTAAAAACGTAAATTTTTCAAAACTTGTTAAATTTGATATTTATAACTCAAAAATCAATATCTTTACCAAAGACGAGAAGATCCGTGATTTTATCATCGATCAGCCAAACAAGATCGTCATAGACTTTAAAAGACCAAAAACAAGCCTAAATACTAAAACGTTAAAAGTGGATAAAGGGGTAGTAAAAAAGATAACTTTTGGATCGCACGAAGAGTTTTATAGAGTAGTTATATGGCTGGATGGAAACTATCATTATGGTATCAGACAAAGCGAGGGCGGCTATACTCTCATCCTTAAATAA
- the fliQ gene encoding flagellar biosynthesis protein FliQ — protein MQSDLIGLGVETFKLTLMISLPMLLAGLIAGLLISIFQATTQINEMTLSFVPKIILVVVIIIFLMPWMMNQMTDFTARILNMIPTFIQ, from the coding sequence ATGCAAAGCGATCTTATAGGGCTTGGAGTCGAGACTTTTAAGCTTACTCTTATGATAAGTCTCCCTATGCTTTTAGCCGGTCTTATTGCCGGACTTCTTATTAGTATATTTCAAGCTACGACTCAAATAAACGAAATGACTTTGAGCTTTGTACCAAAGATCATTTTAGTCGTCGTGATAATCATCTTCCTAATGCCTTGGATGATGAACCAAATGACGGATTTTACGGCTAGAATTTTAAATATGATACCGACTTTTATACAATGA
- a CDS encoding phosphatidate cytidylyltransferase, translating into MKNRIIIGLLLFVLFLGIALLDIFWLNFLIFGIILATAFLESLKLYKIEQKNLVFIALVFYGILPFLQGINDIFKVILLNLIIISSVLAYTKSDNMKLILPFLYPTVPIFMMFALYQNYGIECLFWLIFTIIISDTAAYFVGKYLGRHPFSASSPNKTIEGVIGGVVFGSVFGTVFAFIFVDVGYFMAASCSILLTIFGVFGDLFESYLKRRVDIKDSGALLGAHGGILDRMDGYLFGVVAMFLVLA; encoded by the coding sequence ATGAAAAATCGTATAATCATCGGCTTATTGCTTTTTGTTCTGTTTTTGGGCATAGCTTTGCTCGATATATTTTGGCTTAATTTTTTGATATTTGGTATTATATTGGCTACTGCGTTTTTAGAAAGTCTGAAGCTTTATAAAATAGAGCAAAAAAATCTCGTTTTTATAGCTCTCGTTTTTTATGGTATTTTACCATTTTTGCAAGGAATTAATGATATTTTTAAAGTAATACTTCTAAATTTGATCATCATATCGTCTGTTTTAGCATACACAAAATCAGATAATATGAAGCTTATATTACCTTTTTTGTATCCTACGGTGCCGATATTTATGATGTTTGCATTGTATCAAAACTACGGTATAGAGTGCTTGTTTTGGCTTATTTTTACTATAATAATCAGCGACACTGCGGCGTATTTCGTCGGGAAATACCTGGGAAGACATCCGTTTTCGGCTTCTAGTCCAAATAAAACCATAGAGGGCGTTATTGGCGGAGTGGTTTTTGGTAGCGTATTTGGAACTGTATTTGCGTTTATTTTTGTTGATGTAGGCTATTTTATGGCTGCTAGTTGTTCTATTCTTTTAACTATTTTTGGCGTATTTGGCGATCTTTTCGAGAGTTATTTAAAAAGAAGAGTAGACATCAAAGATAGCGGGGCTTTGCTTGGAGCTCATGGCGGTATTTTAGATAGAATGGACGGATATTTATTTGGCGTTGTGGCTATGTTTTTGGTGCTTGCATGA
- the recA gene encoding recombinase RecA has translation MDENKKKSLDLALKQIDKAFGKGTILRLGDKEFEPIDSISTGSIGLDIALGIGGIPKGRIIEIYGPESSGKTTLTLHLIAECQKAGGVCAFVDAEHALDVKYAGNLGVDTENLYISQPDFGEQALDIVETLARSGAVDLIVIDSVAALTPKSEIEGDMGDQHVGLQARLMSQALRKLTGIVHKMGTTVVFINQIRMKIGAMGYGTPETTTGGNALKFYASVRLDVRKIATLKQSDEPIGNRVKVKVVKNKVAPPFKQAEFDIMFGEGISKEGEIIDYGVKLDIIDKSGAWFSYDNSKLGQGRENSKAFLKENKAVAEAIIEKIRANMDDGVMSSTDIDEEDLGEE, from the coding sequence ATGGATGAAAATAAGAAAAAAAGCTTAGATTTAGCTTTAAAGCAGATCGATAAAGCTTTTGGAAAAGGCACTATTTTAAGACTAGGAGATAAAGAGTTTGAGCCAATCGACAGTATCAGTACAGGCTCTATAGGACTTGATATCGCTCTTGGCATCGGCGGCATTCCAAAAGGTAGGATTATCGAAATTTACGGACCTGAAAGCTCAGGTAAGACAACTCTTACTTTACACCTCATAGCAGAATGTCAAAAAGCCGGCGGAGTTTGCGCGTTTGTAGATGCAGAGCACGCACTAGACGTAAAATACGCAGGAAATTTAGGCGTTGATACTGAAAATTTATATATATCACAACCAGATTTCGGCGAACAAGCTCTTGATATCGTAGAAACTCTAGCTAGAAGCGGCGCAGTTGATCTCATAGTCATAGATAGCGTCGCGGCGCTCACTCCAAAAAGCGAGATAGAAGGCGATATGGGAGATCAACACGTCGGACTTCAAGCAAGACTTATGAGTCAAGCACTTAGAAAACTAACTGGCATAGTACATAAAATGGGGACTACGGTTGTATTTATCAACCAAATTCGTATGAAAATCGGTGCCATGGGATATGGTACTCCTGAGACTACGACTGGCGGAAACGCACTCAAATTTTACGCTTCAGTTCGTCTTGACGTACGCAAAATCGCCACTTTAAAACAGAGCGACGAGCCTATCGGAAACCGCGTAAAAGTAAAAGTCGTAAAAAATAAAGTCGCGCCTCCATTCAAACAAGCCGAATTTGACATAATGTTTGGTGAAGGTATAAGCAAAGAAGGTGAGATAATAGACTATGGTGTAAAACTTGATATTATCGATAAAAGCGGCGCTTGGTTTAGTTATGACAACAGCAAGCTAGGACAAGGAAGAGAAAACTCAAAAGCATTTTTAAAAGAAAACAAAGCAGTAGCAGAAGCAATCATAGAAAAAATACGTGCAAACATGGACGATGGTGTTATGAGTAGCACGGATATAGATGAAGAAGATTTAGGAGAAGAATAA
- a CDS encoding UDP-N-acetylmuramate dehydrogenase — protein MKIDFSKFSSVKIGGVFDVELIDEIREFSGVMIGGANNILISPNPPKMGILSSKFDYIKFENRILKVGAKTSSAKLFKFAKDHNIGGFEFIKKIPGSIGGMITMNAGVKEHEISLNLKNITTSYGEFSKKECGFSYRHSNIKGVIFEASFEVIREFDDELFKVLNAKRANQPKGASFGSCFANPPGHYAGALLESVGLKGFRIGDCGFSEVHANFLINYGGGKFEDALSLINLAKERVLDKFGVELKSEVVIL, from the coding sequence ATGAAGATCGACTTTTCTAAATTTAGCTCTGTTAAGATCGGCGGAGTTTTTGATGTAGAACTTATAGACGAGATACGTGAATTCAGCGGAGTGATGATAGGCGGTGCAAATAATATTTTGATCTCGCCAAATCCACCTAAAATGGGGATTTTAAGCTCTAAATTCGACTATATCAAATTTGAAAACCGTATCTTAAAAGTGGGCGCAAAAACTAGCAGTGCAAAGCTTTTTAAATTTGCCAAAGATCATAATATCGGAGGATTTGAGTTTATAAAAAAAATCCCTGGTAGCATTGGTGGAATGATCACTATGAACGCCGGAGTAAAAGAGCACGAGATCAGCTTGAACTTAAAAAATATAACCACTAGTTATGGTGAATTTTCTAAAAAAGAGTGCGGCTTTAGCTATCGTCATTCAAATATCAAAGGCGTGATATTTGAAGCTAGTTTTGAAGTGATACGTGAGTTTGATGATGAACTATTTAAAGTGTTAAATGCAAAAAGGGCAAACCAACCAAAAGGCGCTAGTTTTGGTTCTTGTTTTGCAAATCCGCCAGGACATTACGCTGGAGCTTTACTCGAGAGTGTTGGGCTAAAAGGATTTAGGATAGGGGATTGCGGATTTAGTGAGGTGCATGCGAATTTTTTGATAAATTATGGTGGTGGTAAATTTGAAGATGCTTTGAGCCTTATAAATTTAGCCAAAGAGCGAGTTTTAGACAAATTCGGTGTAGAGTTAAAAAGTGAAGTCGTGATCTTGTAA
- a CDS encoding 1-deoxy-D-xylulose-5-phosphate reductoisomerase — MIILGSTGSIGKNSVILAKKHDIKVKALACEKNYTELNRQIKELNPKFVYIKDPSLKNLVDHGNVFTSNDGIDTFLKAISDEFDPTSCILINALVGFSGLKPSIVAQGLGFKLCLANKESLVTGGKFLDAKSIEPIDSEHFGLKFLLKNRPKIQKLIITASGGAFYKFPLKSLSSVTPEMALNHPNWNMGSKITIDSATMANKLFEVLEAYHLYSVKNIDALIERTSVVHALINFYDGSTTAHISKTDMKLAIAHAIGLGGEQTLECVDLLGLKSIKFKEINLKKYPIFSLKNDVLNNPDLGVIINAANEEMVYKFLGGQCGFLDIAGAIFKALDKFGSPRVDDIEGVFEIDKKVREFCKGF, encoded by the coding sequence ATGATTATTTTGGGAAGCACAGGAAGTATCGGTAAAAATAGCGTAATACTAGCTAAAAAGCACGATATAAAAGTAAAAGCTCTAGCTTGTGAAAAAAACTATACAGAACTAAATCGTCAAATAAAAGAACTAAATCCAAAATTTGTTTATATAAAAGATCCTAGTTTAAAAAATCTAGTAGATCATGGCAATGTTTTTACATCTAATGATGGCATAGATACTTTTTTAAAAGCTATCAGCGACGAGTTTGACCCTACTTCTTGCATTCTCATAAACGCTCTTGTGGGCTTTAGTGGTTTAAAGCCTAGTATAGTGGCGCAAGGCCTTGGATTTAAGCTATGTTTAGCAAACAAAGAAAGCTTAGTAACCGGCGGTAAATTCTTAGATGCTAAAAGCATAGAACCTATCGACAGTGAGCATTTCGGGCTTAAATTTTTACTAAAAAACAGACCTAAAATTCAAAAACTTATCATCACTGCAAGCGGCGGAGCATTTTATAAATTTCCTTTAAAGTCTCTTAGCTCAGTCACTCCAGAAATGGCTTTAAATCATCCAAACTGGAACATGGGATCAAAGATCACGATAGATAGTGCGACTATGGCAAACAAGCTATTTGAAGTGCTTGAAGCGTATCATCTTTATTCTGTTAAAAACATAGACGCGCTCATAGAGCGAACTTCGGTTGTACATGCTCTTATAAATTTTTATGATGGCTCGACTACGGCTCATATCTCAAAAACAGATATGAAACTAGCTATCGCGCACGCCATAGGTTTAGGGGGCGAGCAGACGCTAGAATGTGTGGATCTTTTAGGCTTAAAAAGTATCAAATTTAAAGAGATAAACTTAAAAAAATACCCTATATTTTCATTAAAAAACGATGTTTTAAATAATCCAGATTTAGGCGTCATCATAAATGCGGCAAATGAAGAAATGGTATATAAATTTTTAGGTGGCCAATGTGGATTTTTAGATATAGCAGGAGCAATTTTTAAAGCGCTTGATAAATTTGGTTCGCCTAGAGTAGATGACATTGAGGGCGTTTTTGAAATAGATAAAAAAGTAAGAGAGTTTTGTAAAGGATTTTGA
- a CDS encoding menaquinone biosynthesis family protein, which yields MKNITVAHSPDADDIFMYEAIKFGWIGSEKLSFSNTPSDIQTLNFEALKGTYDTTAISFGLYPFIWEDYALLRTAVSFGNGYGPKLIKKKGVSLKPNFKVALSGEHTTNALLFKIAYPKARVIYKNFLEIESAVLSGEVDAGVLIHESILDFSSELCVEREIWDIWCEFRNDDTLPLPLGGMAVRRSLPLTDAIECERVLTKAVDIANKNKKLLCKMLLERNLVRVDDKKLEIYLNLYANDSSISMDKLQIKALDRLFELGFEHGFYPNLIKAEPNFIPTEYLESRNA from the coding sequence TTGAAAAATATAACAGTAGCTCATTCTCCAGATGCCGATGATATCTTTATGTACGAGGCTATCAAATTTGGTTGGATCGGTAGTGAAAAACTCTCGTTTTCTAATACCCCATCTGATATCCAAACTCTAAATTTCGAAGCGTTAAAAGGCACTTATGACACGACTGCTATAAGCTTTGGTCTGTATCCATTCATTTGGGAAGATTACGCACTTCTACGGACTGCTGTGAGTTTTGGTAATGGGTATGGTCCAAAACTTATCAAGAAAAAAGGCGTGAGCTTAAAACCGAATTTCAAAGTTGCTTTAAGCGGCGAGCATACTACAAATGCGCTTTTATTTAAGATAGCCTATCCAAAAGCTAGGGTGATTTATAAGAACTTTTTGGAGATAGAAAGTGCTGTTTTAAGTGGTGAAGTAGATGCTGGCGTACTTATACACGAAAGTATTTTGGACTTTAGCAGTGAGCTTTGTGTGGAGCGTGAAATTTGGGATATCTGGTGTGAGTTTAGAAATGATGATACTTTGCCATTGCCACTTGGTGGAATGGCAGTGCGAAGAAGCTTGCCTCTAACTGACGCTATAGAGTGTGAAAGAGTTTTGACAAAAGCCGTAGATATCGCAAATAAAAATAAAAAATTACTTTGCAAAATGCTTTTAGAGCGAAATTTAGTCAGAGTAGATGATAAAAAACTTGAAATTTATCTAAATTTATATGCAAATGATAGCTCTATAAGTATGGACAAACTTCAGATAAAAGCGTTAGATAGGCTTTTTGAGCTAGGTTTTGAACACGGATTTTATCCTAACCTTATAAAAGCAGAGCCAAATTTTATCCCTACTGAGTATTTAGAAAGCAGAAACGCCTGA
- the eno gene encoding phosphopyruvate hydratase: MPVIKSVKAIEVLDSRGNPTLKVKVKLCDGSVGDAIVPSGASTGKREALELRDGDKSKFGGKGVLKAVNNVNTLIAEEVSGMDALDQKAIDDAMLGLDGTDNYSNLGANAVLGVSMAVARAAANSLNLPLYRYLGGTNACTLPVPMFNIINGGAHANNSVDFQEFMVMPFGFSSFSDALRAVAEIYQTLKKILNDLGHSTAVGDEGGFAPNLKDNEEPIKIIMEAIAKAGYKAGEQIKIALDVASSELYEDGVYKLEGRTLTSKELVDRYEELCNKYPIFSIEDGLSEDDWEGWKLLTDRLGSKVQLVGDDLFVTNEKILKVGIEKGIANAILIKPNQIGSVSQTMQTVRLAQRNGYRCIMSHRSGESEDSFIADFAVALNTGEIKTGATSRSERNAKYNRLLEIELETSEYLGDKI; encoded by the coding sequence ATGCCTGTTATAAAAAGTGTAAAAGCGATAGAGGTTTTGGATAGTAGAGGAAATCCAACATTAAAAGTAAAAGTAAAACTATGCGACGGTAGCGTTGGTGATGCTATCGTGCCAAGCGGTGCAAGTACCGGTAAACGAGAAGCCTTAGAGCTAAGAGACGGCGACAAAAGCAAATTCGGCGGAAAAGGCGTTTTAAAAGCCGTAAATAACGTAAATACGTTAATAGCAGAAGAAGTAAGCGGTATGGACGCGCTCGACCAAAAAGCTATAGACGATGCTATGCTAGGACTTGATGGCACAGACAACTACTCAAATTTAGGTGCAAACGCAGTTCTTGGCGTATCGATGGCAGTAGCTCGCGCAGCCGCAAATAGTCTAAATTTGCCACTTTATAGATACCTTGGCGGCACAAATGCCTGCACGTTGCCCGTTCCTATGTTTAACATAATAAATGGCGGAGCTCACGCAAACAACAGTGTAGATTTTCAAGAATTTATGGTAATGCCTTTTGGTTTTTCAAGCTTTAGCGATGCTTTGCGTGCCGTAGCTGAAATATACCAAACACTTAAAAAGATCCTAAATGACTTAGGACATAGCACGGCCGTTGGCGATGAGGGCGGATTTGCTCCAAATTTAAAAGACAATGAAGAACCCATAAAAATCATTATGGAAGCTATAGCAAAAGCCGGATACAAGGCCGGAGAGCAGATCAAAATCGCTCTTGACGTAGCTAGTAGCGAACTGTACGAAGACGGTGTTTATAAACTTGAGGGTAGAACGCTAACAAGCAAAGAACTAGTAGATAGATATGAAGAACTTTGCAACAAATATCCGATATTTTCTATCGAAGACGGACTTAGCGAAGACGATTGGGAGGGCTGGAAACTGCTAACAGATAGACTTGGTAGCAAAGTTCAGCTCGTCGGAGACGATCTATTTGTAACAAATGAAAAAATCCTAAAAGTCGGTATAGAAAAAGGCATAGCAAACGCTATACTTATAAAACCAAATCAAATAGGTTCAGTAAGTCAAACCATGCAAACAGTGCGTCTAGCTCAAAGAAATGGTTATCGCTGCATTATGAGCCACAGAAGTGGCGAGAGTGAAGATAGCTTTATAGCTGACTTTGCAGTAGCATTAAACACTGGCGAGATAAAAACAGGAGCTACAAGCAGAAGCGAGAGAAACGCAAAATACAACCGTTTACTTGAGATCGAGCTTGAAACTAGTGAGTATTTGGGGGATAAAATTTGA
- a CDS encoding phospholipase A, with product MMLKISVLISSLCLIAYANSADELYKKAGEFEKNGDTKNALFFYKQAAKAALDIKDLSEEPQIDKKQDHSMNFAHTDEPITGFFGLETFHTNYLLPATYTKNIPNDGRKKFETKFQISVKKPLVRDIFGLDETLYFGYTQRSWWQTSKDSSPFRESNYEPEFFVNFPTDILEIPSLKNFQLGVLHSSNGKDGEQSRSWNRVYLRGNFVYDNFSIAPRLWWRIPEHDDDNPDIKDYAGNGDVSMFYKFNKHIFSLKLTNNLHFDKTNRGSAELGWMFPLFYTGLYGYIQYFNGYAENLVDYDKHTNKIGIGFLFFK from the coding sequence ATGATGTTAAAGATATCTGTTTTGATTTCAAGTTTATGCTTGATAGCTTATGCAAACTCAGCTGATGAGCTATACAAAAAAGCTGGTGAATTTGAAAAAAATGGAGATACGAAAAATGCACTTTTTTTCTATAAGCAAGCAGCGAAAGCTGCTTTAGATATAAAAGATCTAAGCGAGGAGCCGCAAATCGATAAAAAGCAAGATCATAGCATGAATTTTGCTCATACAGATGAGCCGATAACCGGTTTTTTCGGTCTTGAAACTTTTCATACAAATTATCTTTTACCAGCAACTTATACAAAAAATATACCAAATGACGGACGCAAGAAATTTGAGACTAAATTTCAAATAAGTGTTAAAAAACCTCTTGTTAGAGATATTTTCGGTTTAGATGAAACCTTATATTTTGGTTATACTCAGCGTTCGTGGTGGCAAACTTCAAAAGATTCATCTCCATTTAGAGAGAGTAATTATGAGCCTGAATTCTTTGTAAATTTTCCTACAGATATCTTAGAAATTCCGAGTTTAAAAAATTTCCAGCTTGGAGTTTTGCATAGTTCAAACGGTAAAGACGGCGAGCAGTCGCGTTCTTGGAATAGGGTTTATCTAAGGGGAAATTTTGTTTATGATAATTTTAGCATAGCTCCGCGTCTTTGGTGGAGAATCCCAGAACACGATGATGACAATCCAGATATTAAGGATTACGCAGGAAATGGCGATGTGAGTATGTTCTATAAATTTAACAAGCATATATTTAGTCTAAAGCTTACAAATAACCTTCATTTTGATAAAACAAATAGAGGATCTGCTGAGCTTGGATGGATGTTTCCACTATTTTATACGGGACTTTATGGATATATCCAGTACTTTAACGGTTACGCAGAGAATTTAGTGGATTACGATAAACATACAAATAAAATAGGCATAGGATTTTTGTTTTTTAAATAA